In Betta splendens chromosome 3, fBetSpl5.4, whole genome shotgun sequence, the genomic window CCTCGCTGCAGTCCGTCAGAGACCTGGCTAAAGACATGGAGCAGAACGAGCAACGCTTGGACATCCTCATCAACAATGCAGGTATTTTACATCTCGCTACCTCTAACCAGCAGAAGTGTGGGTATGTACCACCACCTCAACCAATCTGTTTATGTGCTGTAGGTGTTATGATGTGTCCTAAGTGGAAAACGAAGGACGGCTTTGAAATGCAGTTTGGTGTCAACCACCTCGGACATTTCCTGCTGACCAACTGTCTCCTTGACCTGCTGAAGAAATCAACCCCAAGTCGAGTTGTCATCGTTTCTAGTCTGGCACACGAGAAAGGTTAAGGGAGCATTTTGTTATTGTAGTCGATTATTAACTTATTTTCTTCATGATACTGTTGGATCTTTTTGATCTGACATGATTATTGCTTCCTGCAGGTCAAATACACTTTGATGACATCAACCTTGATAAAAACTACAAACGAGACATGAGCTACCAGCAAAGCAAGCTGGCTAATGTGCTCTTCTGCAAAGAACTGGCTTCAAGACTGCAAGGTATGAAACAGTATCCCTGTACAGAACGAGGCCACGGACGAAGGAAGCTGGTGCCCCATCATCTCAAGCTGCACGTATTGTTTCTCCACTGGATTTGATGATGATTTTCTCCCAGGCACTGGCGTGACCGTGTACAGCCTTCACCCAGGAGTCATCAAAACCGAGCTAGGTCGCCACTTCTTCCCTTCTTTACCCCTGTGGAAGCAGCTGCTAATGCTACCGTTTCTAATGCTGATCAAAAGCCCTTGGGAAGGAGCCCAGACCACCATCTACTGCGCTGTAGATGAAAGCCTGGCAAACGAGAGCGGCCTCTACTACAGGCAAGTACATCTGCACTGAAACCCCCTCCACCGAGGGATTTAAACTATTCGCTTCCCCAAAATCTGAGAgttttcctctttcagcctCTTCTTTGGTTCTTTCATGCAGTGACTGTGCCCTCAAGTCGCCAGCACCGCAGGCGCAGGATGAGGCTGCCGCTAAAAAGCTGTGGGACCTCAGTGCTTCCATGGTCGGCCTGGCTTAAACCTGGCTTCCCAGTGCATGCTGCATCTTTACCCTCTTTACTTTGTTGGGAGCAGTACGTATGGTTTACACAAAGAAGTTTGCGTGCACAGGTTCATTGCTTTATCTTTATATTACAATTCTATATCATCCGTGCTAGCTTTATAACCACCATGTGTTGCTGCATAGTACAAAGGATGTAGCTTTAATCTACATTCGTAGCTTTTTGGGTTGGATTGTTTGCAGTTTTCGTACATCTAGTCGTTCTGTGTCAAATAAAACGTAATACTTTAGACATCCATCCTGTGATTTGATGGATGCTCCAAACCAACAACTGAAAAAAATTTCTAAGGCAGTCACTCCTACATTTGCTATTTGCACTAAAATAGTTGTTGCACGTCCACTTAGAGTAGATTCTCTTTGATCTTACTAGTGGTTAAACAAAGAGAGGTCCAGG contains:
- the si:ch211-107o10.3 gene encoding retinol dehydrogenase 13 isoform X2, coding for MQNYAEAVKDFVENHATAFTVAFTAGAGLLALRRWMAGAACRSKVRLDGKTVLITGANTGIGKETALDMAQRGARVILACRDMSRAHIAADEIRQRSGNGNVVVKKVDLASLQSVRDLAKDMEQNEQRLDILINNAGVMMCPKWKTKDGFEMQFGVNHLGHFLLTNCLLDLLKKSTPSRVVIVSSLAHEKGQIHFDDINLDKNYKRDMSYQQSKLANVLFCKELASRLQGTGVTVYSLHPGVIKTELGRHFFPSLPLWKQLLMLPFLMLIKSPWEGAQTTIYCAVDESLANESGLYYSDCALKSPAPQAQDEAAAKKLWDLSASMVGLA
- the si:ch211-107o10.3 gene encoding retinol dehydrogenase 11 isoform X1, whose translation is MVCGRRLLWFRPKKRRRPQPCSSDVAGAQTTSGTGAGLLALRRWMAGAACRSKVRLDGKTVLITGANTGIGKETALDMAQRGARVILACRDMSRAHIAADEIRQRSGNGNVVVKKVDLASLQSVRDLAKDMEQNEQRLDILINNAGVMMCPKWKTKDGFEMQFGVNHLGHFLLTNCLLDLLKKSTPSRVVIVSSLAHEKGQIHFDDINLDKNYKRDMSYQQSKLANVLFCKELASRLQGTGVTVYSLHPGVIKTELGRHFFPSLPLWKQLLMLPFLMLIKSPWEGAQTTIYCAVDESLANESGLYYSDCALKSPAPQAQDEAAAKKLWDLSASMVGLA